One part of the Mesorhizobium sp. M4B.F.Ca.ET.058.02.1.1 genome encodes these proteins:
- a CDS encoding glutamine amidotransferase family protein, with protein MCGIVGLFLKDKSLEPKLGAMLSEMLICLTDRGPDSAGIAIYGAPAGNEAKITIQSAKPEHDFRGLDAELAKAIGAPVSVAVKSTHAVIRTALDKVYTAREALQSLRPDISIMGAGEAVEIYKEVGLPEAVVERFDVRSMTGTHGIGHTRMATESAVTTMGAHPFSTGADQCLVHNGSLSNHNNVRRELVREGMIFETENDTEVAAAYLSSKIAHGKNLGEALEGTLSDLDGFFTFVVGTKNGFGVVRDPIACKPAVMAETDQYVAFGSEYRALTKLPGIDNARVWEPEPATVYFWEH; from the coding sequence ATGTGTGGAATCGTCGGACTTTTCCTCAAGGACAAGTCGCTGGAACCCAAGCTCGGCGCGATGCTGTCGGAGATGCTGATCTGCCTCACCGACCGGGGTCCGGACAGTGCCGGCATCGCCATCTATGGCGCACCGGCCGGCAACGAGGCCAAGATCACCATCCAATCGGCGAAACCGGAACACGACTTCCGCGGCCTCGACGCTGAGCTCGCCAAGGCGATCGGCGCGCCGGTGAGCGTTGCGGTCAAGTCGACGCATGCGGTGATCAGGACGGCTCTGGACAAGGTCTACACCGCGCGTGAGGCACTGCAATCGCTTCGGCCCGATATCAGCATCATGGGCGCCGGCGAAGCGGTCGAGATCTACAAGGAGGTCGGTCTGCCGGAAGCCGTCGTCGAGCGCTTCGACGTCCGCTCGATGACCGGCACGCATGGCATCGGCCACACCCGCATGGCGACGGAATCGGCGGTCACCACGATGGGCGCGCACCCCTTCTCGACCGGCGCAGACCAATGCCTGGTGCACAATGGCTCGCTGTCCAACCACAACAATGTGCGGCGCGAGCTGGTCCGCGAGGGCATGATATTCGAGACCGAAAACGACACCGAGGTGGCAGCCGCCTATCTCTCCTCCAAGATCGCGCATGGCAAGAACCTCGGCGAGGCGCTGGAGGGCACACTCTCCGACCTCGACGGCTTCTTCACCTTCGTCGTCGGCACCAAGAACGGCTTTGGCGTGGTGCGCGACCCGATCGCCTGCAAGCCCGCCGTCATGGCCGAGACCGACCAGTATGTCGCCTTCGGTTCGGAATATCGCGCGCTCACCAAACTGCCCGGCATAGACAATGCGAGGGTCTGGGAACCGGAGCCCGCAACCGTCTATTTCTGGGAGCATTGA
- a CDS encoding GXGXG domain-containing protein, producing MPATNVSTAQRDQSHARVFDLAALSLRELNQALHQLTPGSNETAWEVLNPKGSHSVAVGVDQPVAIDVRGSVGYYCGGMNAGGAITVHGSAGPGVGENMMSGSIVIKGDASQYAGATGRGGLLVIEGNASSRCGISMKGIDIVVHGNIGHMSAFMAQSGNLVVLGDAGDALGDSIYEARLFVRGKVESLGADCIAKEMRPEHLEFLQGLLDRAGVTGVKASEFKRYGSARKLYNFNIDNADAY from the coding sequence ATGCCGGCAACCAACGTATCCACCGCTCAGCGCGACCAGAGCCACGCCAGGGTGTTCGACCTTGCCGCACTGTCGCTGCGCGAGCTGAACCAGGCGCTGCATCAGCTCACACCGGGCTCAAACGAGACGGCCTGGGAGGTGCTCAACCCCAAGGGCAGCCATTCGGTCGCCGTCGGCGTCGACCAGCCGGTCGCCATAGATGTGCGCGGCAGCGTCGGCTACTATTGCGGCGGCATGAATGCCGGCGGCGCCATCACCGTGCATGGTTCGGCCGGCCCCGGCGTCGGCGAGAACATGATGTCGGGCTCGATCGTGATCAAAGGCGACGCCAGCCAGTATGCCGGCGCCACCGGCCGCGGGGGCCTGCTGGTCATCGAAGGCAACGCGTCGTCGCGCTGCGGCATCTCGATGAAGGGCATCGACATCGTCGTGCACGGCAATATCGGCCACATGTCGGCCTTCATGGCGCAGTCCGGCAACCTCGTGGTGCTGGGCGATGCCGGCGATGCGCTGGGCGATTCCATCTACGAGGCACGGCTGTTCGTGCGCGGCAAGGTCGAGAGCCTGGGCGCCGACTGCATCGCCAAGGAGATGCGGCCCGAGCATCTGGAATTCCTGCAAGGCCTGCTCGACCGCGCCGGCGTGACCGGCGTCAAAGCTTCGGAGTTCAAGCGCTACGGCTCGGCGCGCAAGCTCTACAATTTCAATATCGACAACGCCGACGCGTATTGA
- a CDS encoding FMN-binding glutamate synthase family protein yields MTYRNPPTTPRKSATFDDYTLSEIRRAAATGIYDIRGAGAKRKLPHFDDLLFLGASISRYPLEGYRERCDTSVVLGTRHAKKPIELKIPITIAGMSFGSLSGPAKEALGRGATLSGTSTTTGDGGMTEEERGHSKQLVYQYLPSRYGMNPRDLRRADAIEVVVGQGAKPGGGGMLLGQKISDRVAEMRTLPKGIDQRSASRHPDWTGPDDLEIKILELREITDWEKPIYVKVGGARPYYDTALAVKAGADVVVVDGMQGGTAATQEVFIENVGQPTLACIRPAVQALQDLGMHRKVQLIVSGGIRNGADVAKALALGVDAVSIGTAALVALGDNDPRWEAEYNALGSTAGAYDDWHEGRDPAGITTQDPELMKRVDPIAAGRRLANYLKVMTLEAQTIARACGKNSLHNLEPEDLVALTIEAAAMAGVPLAGTNWIPGKNGF; encoded by the coding sequence ATGACCTATCGCAACCCGCCGACGACGCCGCGCAAATCCGCAACCTTCGACGACTACACGCTTTCCGAGATCCGCCGCGCAGCAGCGACCGGCATCTATGACATCCGCGGCGCCGGCGCGAAGCGCAAGCTGCCGCATTTCGACGATCTCTTGTTCCTCGGCGCCTCGATCTCGCGCTATCCGCTGGAAGGCTATCGCGAGCGCTGCGACACCAGTGTGGTGCTGGGCACGCGCCACGCCAAGAAGCCGATCGAGCTGAAGATCCCGATCACCATCGCCGGCATGAGTTTCGGGTCGCTGTCCGGCCCCGCCAAGGAAGCGCTCGGCCGCGGCGCGACGCTGTCCGGCACCTCGACCACCACCGGCGACGGCGGCATGACCGAGGAGGAGCGCGGCCATTCCAAGCAGCTCGTCTATCAGTACCTCCCGTCGCGCTACGGCATGAACCCGCGCGACCTGCGCCGCGCCGATGCGATCGAAGTGGTCGTCGGCCAGGGCGCCAAGCCCGGCGGCGGCGGCATGCTGCTTGGCCAGAAGATCTCCGACCGCGTCGCCGAGATGCGCACGCTGCCCAAGGGCATCGACCAGCGCTCGGCGTCGCGCCATCCCGACTGGACCGGGCCCGACGACCTCGAGATCAAGATCCTCGAACTGCGCGAGATCACCGACTGGGAAAAGCCGATCTACGTCAAGGTCGGCGGCGCCCGCCCCTACTACGACACCGCGCTCGCGGTGAAGGCCGGCGCCGACGTCGTCGTGGTCGACGGCATGCAGGGCGGCACGGCCGCGACGCAGGAAGTGTTCATCGAGAATGTCGGCCAGCCGACGCTTGCCTGCATCAGGCCGGCGGTGCAGGCGCTGCAGGACCTCGGCATGCATCGCAAGGTGCAGCTCATCGTCTCCGGCGGTATCCGCAACGGCGCCGACGTCGCCAAGGCGCTCGCGCTCGGCGTCGACGCGGTATCGATCGGCACGGCGGCGCTGGTTGCGCTTGGCGACAACGATCCCCGCTGGGAGGCGGAGTACAATGCGCTCGGCTCCACCGCCGGCGCCTATGACGACTGGCACGAAGGCCGCGACCCGGCCGGCATCACCACGCAAGATCCGGAGCTGATGAAACGAGTCGACCCGATCGCGGCCGGACGGCGGCTGGCGAATTACCTGAAAGTGATGACGCTGGAGGCGCAGACGATCGCGCGCGCCTGCGGCAAGAACAGCCTGCACAATCTCGAGCCCGAGGACCTCGTCGCGCTGACCATCGAAGCGGCCGCCATGGCGGGCGTGCCGCTTGCCGGCACCAACTGGATACCGGGCAAGAACGGCTTCTAA
- the glnT gene encoding type III glutamate--ammonia ligase: protein MTTDLAEFARAKNVKYFMISYTDLFSGQRAKLVPAQAIADMQKDGAGFAGFATWLDLTPAHPDMLAVPDPASVIQLPWKPEVAWVAANCIMDDKEVGQAPRNTLKRVIEEAARDGMHVKTGVEAEFFLISPDGKAISDEYDTASKPCYDQQAVMRRYDVIAEICDHMLALGWGPYQNDHEDANGQFEMNWTFDHALATADKHSFFKFMVKSIAEKHGLRATFMPKPFQGLTGNGCHAHISVWDETGKTNVFADNAMELGLSAKGRNFLGGIMKHASALAAITNPTVNSYKRINAPRTISGATWAPNTVTWTGNNRTHMVRVPGPGRFELRLPDGAANPYLLQAVIIAAGLDGIRSKADPGKRYDIDMYQFGHTVTDAPKLPLNLLDALREFDNDKSLKAALGEEFSSAYLKLKQQEWNSYASHFTQWERDHTLDI from the coding sequence GTGACTACTGATCTTGCAGAATTCGCAAGGGCGAAAAACGTCAAATATTTCATGATCTCCTACACCGACCTGTTTAGCGGGCAGCGTGCGAAGCTGGTGCCGGCACAGGCGATCGCCGACATGCAGAAGGACGGCGCGGGATTTGCCGGCTTCGCCACATGGCTCGATCTCACCCCGGCGCATCCGGACATGCTGGCGGTGCCGGATCCAGCCTCGGTCATACAGTTGCCGTGGAAGCCGGAGGTCGCCTGGGTCGCCGCCAATTGCATCATGGACGACAAGGAGGTCGGCCAGGCACCGCGCAACACGCTGAAGCGGGTGATCGAAGAGGCCGCACGCGACGGCATGCATGTCAAGACCGGCGTCGAGGCGGAGTTCTTCCTGATCTCGCCGGACGGCAAGGCGATCTCCGACGAATACGATACAGCCTCAAAGCCCTGCTACGACCAGCAGGCGGTGATGCGCCGCTACGACGTCATCGCCGAGATCTGCGACCACATGCTGGCGCTGGGCTGGGGCCCCTACCAGAACGACCATGAGGATGCCAACGGCCAGTTCGAGATGAACTGGACATTCGACCATGCGCTTGCGACCGCCGACAAGCACTCCTTCTTCAAATTCATGGTGAAGTCGATTGCCGAAAAGCACGGCCTGCGCGCGACGTTCATGCCCAAGCCCTTCCAGGGCCTGACCGGCAATGGCTGCCATGCGCATATCTCGGTGTGGGACGAGACCGGCAAGACCAATGTCTTCGCCGACAATGCGATGGAGCTCGGCCTTTCCGCCAAGGGCAGGAACTTCCTTGGCGGCATCATGAAGCATGCCTCGGCACTTGCGGCGATCACCAACCCGACGGTCAATTCCTACAAGCGCATCAATGCGCCGCGCACGATTTCTGGCGCGACCTGGGCACCGAACACGGTGACATGGACCGGCAACAACCGCACCCACATGGTGCGCGTGCCAGGCCCGGGCCGTTTCGAGCTGCGCCTGCCCGACGGTGCAGCCAACCCGTATCTGCTGCAGGCCGTCATCATCGCTGCCGGTCTCGATGGCATCCGCTCGAAGGCCGACCCGGGCAAACGCTACGACATCGACATGTACCAGTTCGGCCATACCGTGACGGATGCGCCGAAACTGCCGCTCAACCTGCTCGACGCGCTGCGCGAGTTCGACAATGACAAATCGCTGAAGGCGGCGCTGGGTGAGGAATTCTCGTCGGCTTACCTAAAGCTGAAGCAGCAGGAATGGAATTCCTATGCTTCGCACTTCACGCAGTGGGAGCGCGACCACACGCTGGATATCTGA
- a CDS encoding sarcosine oxidase subunit beta family protein, giving the protein MKYSIFSLARAALSGHKNWQRTWRDASPKGRYDVVIIGGGGHGLATAWFLASEFGIRNVAVLEKGWIGSGNAGRNTTIIRSNYGLPGNTGFYELSMRLWERMEQDLNYNAMVSQRGVINLYHSDAQRDAYARRGNTMRINGIDAELLDLAAVKKMMPFLNFDNARFPVQGGLLQRRGGTARHDAVVWGYAHAASELGVDIIQNCEVTGFTRDANGKVTGVETSRGRIGAGKVGMAVAGSTSRVAAMAGLRLPIESHVLQAFVSEAIKPLLPNVMTFGAGHFYVSQSDKGGLVFGGDIDGYNSYAQRGNLPVMEDVCEGGMALIPMIGRVRLLRQWGGIMDMSMDGTPIIDKSPVEGLYLNAGWCYGGFKATPGSGLVFAHLLARDESHQEAARFRLDRFQRGAMIDEKGQGAQPNLH; this is encoded by the coding sequence ATGAAATACTCGATCTTCTCGCTCGCCCGCGCCGCCCTCTCCGGCCACAAGAACTGGCAGCGCACCTGGCGCGACGCCAGCCCGAAGGGCCGCTACGATGTGGTGATCATCGGCGGCGGCGGCCACGGGCTGGCGACGGCATGGTTCCTCGCCAGCGAGTTCGGCATCCGCAACGTCGCGGTGCTGGAAAAAGGCTGGATCGGCTCCGGCAACGCCGGCCGTAACACCACCATCATCCGCTCCAACTACGGCCTGCCCGGCAATACCGGCTTCTACGAATTGTCGATGAGGCTGTGGGAACGGATGGAGCAGGACCTCAACTACAACGCAATGGTCAGCCAGCGCGGCGTCATCAACCTCTACCACTCCGACGCCCAGCGCGATGCCTATGCGCGGCGCGGCAACACCATGCGCATCAACGGCATCGACGCCGAACTGCTCGACCTCGCGGCGGTCAAGAAGATGATGCCGTTCCTGAACTTCGACAATGCGCGCTTTCCCGTGCAGGGCGGGCTGCTGCAGCGGCGCGGCGGCACGGCCCGGCACGACGCCGTCGTGTGGGGCTACGCGCATGCGGCCAGCGAACTCGGCGTCGACATCATCCAGAACTGCGAGGTCACCGGCTTCACGCGCGATGCCAACGGCAAGGTGACCGGCGTCGAGACCTCGCGCGGACGCATCGGCGCCGGCAAGGTCGGCATGGCGGTCGCCGGCTCCACATCGCGCGTCGCGGCGATGGCGGGCCTGCGCCTGCCGATCGAAAGCCATGTGCTGCAGGCCTTCGTCTCGGAAGCGATCAAGCCGCTGCTGCCCAATGTCATGACCTTCGGCGCCGGCCACTTCTATGTCAGCCAGTCGGACAAGGGCGGCCTGGTCTTCGGCGGCGACATCGACGGCTACAATTCCTACGCCCAGCGCGGCAACCTTCCAGTCATGGAGGATGTCTGCGAGGGCGGCATGGCGCTGATCCCGATGATCGGCCGCGTCCGTCTTCTGCGCCAGTGGGGCGGCATCATGGACATGTCGATGGACGGCACGCCGATCATCGACAAGAGCCCTGTGGAAGGGCTCTATCTCAATGCCGGCTGGTGCTATGGCGGCTTCAAGGCGACGCCCGGCTCCGGCCTGGTCTTTGCCCATCTTCTCGCTCGCGATGAGTCGCACCAGGAAGCCGCGCGCTTCCGCCTGGACCGCTTCCAGCGTGGCGCAATGATCGACGAAAAGGGCCAGGGCGCCCAACCGAACCTGCACTGA
- a CDS encoding sarcosine oxidase subunit delta, whose amino-acid sequence MRIVCPFCGERELGEFTYLGDAKPQRPAPVAGEDAVYEYVYLRDNIAGSMSEHWYHGGGCRAWLKVTRNTLTHEISAVAPAAGAGAAKVGA is encoded by the coding sequence ATGCGCATAGTCTGTCCCTTCTGCGGCGAACGCGAACTCGGCGAGTTCACCTATCTCGGCGACGCCAAGCCGCAACGCCCAGCGCCGGTAGCCGGCGAGGACGCCGTCTACGAATACGTCTACCTGCGCGACAACATCGCCGGCTCAATGAGCGAGCACTGGTATCATGGCGGCGGCTGCCGGGCCTGGCTGAAGGTCACCCGCAACACGCTGACGCATGAGATTTCAGCCGTCGCACCCGCGGCTGGCGCCGGTGCCGCAAAGGTTGGCGCGTGA